One Candidatus Melainabacteria bacterium DNA segment encodes these proteins:
- the accB gene encoding acetyl-CoA carboxylase biotin carboxyl carrier protein has product MKIPWKEIEELTKYLKEKGLSEISIETTDGKITVKKDLQGKIIPTVETHSHASLQKGLYEVKSPMVGTFYISPSPGAEPFVQIGSKIKSGRVLCIIEAMKIMNELPSEVNGTVKEILVKDNQTVEYGQVLMRIEQG; this is encoded by the coding sequence ATGAAAATACCTTGGAAAGAAATTGAAGAGCTTACTAAGTACCTAAAAGAAAAAGGGCTTTCAGAAATCAGTATTGAAACTACAGATGGGAAGATTACTGTAAAAAAAGATCTTCAAGGAAAAATTATTCCTACAGTAGAGACGCATAGCCATGCGTCTCTACAAAAGGGTTTATATGAGGTTAAATCACCAATGGTTGGTACATTTTATATTTCACCAAGTCCTGGAGCTGAACCATTTGTTCAAATTGGTTCAAAAATAAAATCAGGCCGGGTTTTATGTATTATTGAAGCAATGAAAATAATGAATGAACTACCTTCTGAAGTTAATGGTACTGTAAAAGAAATATTAGTAAAAGATAATCAAACTGTAGAATATGGACAAGTGCTGATGAGAATTGAACAAGGTTAA
- the efp gene encoding elongation factor P, whose protein sequence is MISVNDFRTGQTIIWNNSVWSVVEFLHVKPGKGAAFVRAKLKNIEKGNVIETTFRGGERLPVANVEKREMQYLYKTGTSITFMDTQSYEQIEVSEEQIGEQVKYLKEQTNVMVLFFDGRIVGIDLPAHVELRVIDTPPAYRGDTAAGNNKPATLETGAEVQVPFFVNIGDIVRIDTRNNQYIDRVKG, encoded by the coding sequence ATGATATCAGTAAATGATTTTAGAACAGGGCAAACAATTATTTGGAATAACAGCGTTTGGTCTGTAGTTGAATTTTTACATGTAAAACCTGGTAAAGGTGCAGCATTTGTCAGGGCCAAATTAAAAAATATTGAAAAGGGTAATGTAATTGAAACTACATTTCGTGGTGGTGAAAGATTACCAGTAGCAAATGTAGAAAAAAGAGAAATGCAATATCTATATAAAACAGGTACATCTATTACTTTTATGGATACACAGTCTTATGAGCAAATTGAAGTCAGCGAGGAACAAATTGGAGAACAAGTAAAATACTTAAAAGAACAAACAAATGTAATGGTTTTATTTTTTGATGGGAGGATAGTTGGTATTGATTTGCCAGCTCATGTAGAACTTAGGGTTATTGACACACCACCTGCTTATAGAGGTGATACTGCAGCAGGTAATAATAAACCAGCAACACTTGAAACCGGCGCTGAAGTACAAGTACCATTTTTTGTAAATATCGGAGATATTGTTAGGATTGATACCAGAAACAATCAGTACATTGATAGAGTCAAAGGATAG